From a region of the Sphaerodactylus townsendi isolate TG3544 linkage group LG09, MPM_Stown_v2.3, whole genome shotgun sequence genome:
- the LOC125439346 gene encoding GSK-3-binding protein-like: MPCRRPGGERFLLLERAVSLQSSPVGGSIGSKEVDALVAKLGEVLQLSAQHRTPPPRLPKHHGRDRAAPYSAPRGLGFLASLHRQPPHQRPPPSLLLLPPPPPPPPSSASTDRKGSPRVAKQLCGRGWLRSAGGKKKSRRHPLLPAGDDDDEEDPHRLLQQLILSGNLIKEAVRRLQLAAASASSTAVGETSTTGSPSSASSTGSCRSSSSEGDSAAPPPTAAAFAVSSLQPLP; the protein is encoded by the coding sequence ATGCCGTGCCGGCGGCCGGGCGGAgagcgcttcctgctgctggagcGCGCCGTGTCTTTGCAGAGCAGCCCCGTCGGGGGAAGCATCGGCTCCAAGGAGGTGGACGCGTTGGTGGCCAAGCTGGGCGAGGTGCTGCAGTTGAGCGCCCAGCACCGGACTCCGCCTCCGCGGCTACCCAAGCACCACGGCCGGGACCGAGCGGCTCCTTACTCGGCTCCGAGGGGGCTCGGCTTCTTAGCCTCGCTGCACCGGCAGCCGCCTCATCAGCGCCCTCCGCCGTCGCTGCTCctcttgccgccgccgccgcctcctccgccgTCGTCGGCGTCTACGGACAGGAAAGGCAGCCCTCGGGTCGCCAAGCAGCTGTGTGGCCGCGGCTGGCTGAGGAGCGCCGGGGGGAAGAAGAAGTCGCGTCGGCATCCTCTCTTACCTGCgggcgacgacgacgacgaggaggatCCGCACCGGCTCCTGCAGCAGCTCATCCTCTCCGGCAATCTCATTAAGGAAGCCGTCCGACGTTTGCAGCTGGCCGCCGCCTCCGCGTCCTCGACAGCGGTGGGCGAAACTTCCACTACGGGCTCGCCGAGCTCTGCCTCGTCCACGGGAAGCTGCCGCAGCAGTAGCAGCGAAGGGGACTCTGCTGCTCCGCCGCCGACCGCCGCCGCCTTCGCCGTCTCATCTCTGCAGCCTCTGCCCTGA